Proteins encoded by one window of Diachasmimorpha longicaudata isolate KC_UGA_2023 chromosome 20, iyDiaLong2, whole genome shotgun sequence:
- the LOC135171460 gene encoding bromodomain-containing protein 7 isoform X2 — MLSQQYQQLGMNYSVTQNDTDYDRYLVGHKKLKKKKKKKDKRHKHHHKDKKRRREESSQESVGDADETLIDNPPKVPHLVPAKPPPSSSSPHREPRTCVLKKIAEKTPLQRLLEHLLRSMEKRDPQQFFAWPVTDNFAPGYSQIITNPMDFSTINKKIEDNVYGNVNDFVEDFKLMCDNAMVYNHPETIYYKAAKKLLHVGLKMVTHDKLRQLRPVLTYMHDIPREELGFELGVEDPNNPDVLITEEQIEKERELEERNEEAEELRKEHQRKIRLANLGKFEAIPDDLTPDDILKQARSAAKNVADKLSVKRYNSKMGFLRQKKDGTTSLQIIVHGDGIIPGTNQRPVSLGQLIGKLSHGTGSLAGFREDRRNMSKPVKPLYYGAFGSYAPSYDSTFANLTKEETELVYSTYGDDTAVQYAESILDFAKDCDYTLTMVDDLLDILTSGDHRKTKKLLEEKRRLKEEEEKIKHLLEKHQEVRGSPGEGLKVDVEQLRTLSELGIDVNFLEEYEEELKSTEERLALQTRLDDTSQLLGRLRQVQHDRLSAPLPTHLSNVPKAPQVEAALAEKITDSLTTIAKKLPPSAIAPVDGLRRAMGIAPVGGPEPMEVEAITHNPTIITENPLLPHINSNQVTNMMPSTPSMQTIITSGSQTNPIIGISSQSQAPMQIQIGLPHNGSGLLVSTDSTGVPDLESELREFLESDPTLGHSPLHDDKTLEDILSES, encoded by the exons ATGCTATCCCAGCAGTACCAACAGCTGGGTATGAACTACTCAGTCACCCAGAATGACACCGATTACGACAGGTACCTGGTGGGTCACAAAaagctgaagaaaaaaaagaagaaaaaggaCAAACGTCACAAACATCATCACAAGGACAAAAAACGTAGACGCGAGGAGTCATCCCAGGAGTCCGTTGGTGATGCTGATGAGACCCTCATCGATAATCCACCGAAGGTACCTCACCTAGTGCCAGCAAAGCCACCACCAAGCAGTTCATCACCTCATCGTGAGCCAAGAACTTgtgttttgaagaaaattgctGAGAAAACACCTCTTCAGCGACTTCTGGAGCATCTCCTCAGGTCGATGGAGAAACGTGATCCCCAGCAGTTCTTTGCCTGGCCTGTCACCGACAATTTCGCCCCAGGATATTCCCAGATTATCACTAATCCCATGGACTTCAGTACCATAAACAAGAAAATTGAGGATAACGTCTATGGGAACGTCAACGACTTCGTCGAGGACTTCAAGCTCATGTGTGATAATGCGATGGTGTACAATCATCCGGAGACGATATACTATAAAGCTGCGAAGAAGCTCCTGCACGTTGGCCTCAAGATGGTGACACATGATAAATTGAGGCAACTTCGACCTGTTTTGACGTACATGCACGACATACCCAG GGAGGAGCTGGGATTCGAACTTGGGGTTGAGGATCCCAACAATCCCGACGTCCTCATCACCGAGGAGCAGATCGAGAAGGAGCGAGAGCTCGAGGAGAGAAATGAAGAGGCTGAGGAGCTCAGGAAGGAGCACCAGAGGAAAATACGACTCGCTAATTTGGGAAAATTCGAGGCAATTCCTGATGATCTCACACCAGATGACATCCTCAAGCAGGCGAGGAGTGCTGCCAAGAATGTCGCTGATAAACTCTCAGTGAAGAG GTACAACTCGAAGATGGGATTTCTCAGGCAGAAGAAAGATGGCACCACTAGTCTACAGATCATCGTTCACGGGGATGGTATCATTCCTGGGACCAATCAGCGACCAGTTTCACTGGGCCAGTTGATCGGAAAGTTGAGTCATGGTACAGGATCACTTGCTGGGTTCAGGGAGGATCGCAGGAATATGTCGAAGCCGGTAAAGCCGCTGTACTATGGGGCCTTTGGGTCTTATGCCCCGAGTTATGACTCGACATTTGCGAATCTTACGAAGGAGGAGACGGAGCTGGTGTACTCGACCTACGGTGATGACACTGCGGTGCAATACGCTGAGTCGATACTGGATTTTGCGAAGGATTGTGATTACACGCTGACGATGGTGGACGATCTGCTGGATATATTGACGAGTGGGGATCACAGGAAGACGAAGAAACTGCTGGAGGAGAAGAGGAGGctgaaggaggaggaggagaagatCAAGCATTTGTTGGAGAAGCATCAGGAGGTTAGGGGGAGTCCTGGTGAGGGGCTGAAGGTTGATGTTGAACAACTGAGGACACTCTCGGAGCTGGGGATTGATGTTAATTTTTTGGAGGAGTATG AAGAAGAATTGAAGTCCACCGAAGAGCGTCTGGCCCTCCAGACCCGTCTCGACGACACCTCCCAACTACTCGGCCGTCTCCGTCAGGTCCAGCACGATCGTTTATCAGCCCCACTCCCCACCCACCTCTCCAACGTCCCAAAAGCCCCACAAGTCGAAGCAGCCCTCGCTGAGAAGATCACCGACAGTCTCACGACAATCGCCAAGAAATTACCACCGTCGGCCATTGCTCCCGTCGACGGTCTTCGTCGGGCCATGGGAATAGCACCAGTCGGTGGACCAGAACCAATGGAGGTCGAGGCCATCACTCACAACCCCACGATCATCACTGAAAATCCCCTCTTACCCCACATCAACAGCAATCAGGTCACCAACATGATGCCCTCCACACCCTCCATGCAGACCATCATCACATCAGGCAGCCAGACAAACCCGATCATCGGTATCTCCAGCCAATCACAGGCCCCAATGCAGATACAAATTGGTTTACCTCATAATGGGTCTGGTCTGCTCGTCTCCACTGACTCCACTGGAGTCCCGGACCTGGAGTCAGAGCTGAGGGAGTTCCTGGAGAGTGATCCGACCCTGGGGCACTCGCCCCTTCACGATGACAAGACTCTGGAGGACATTTTGTCGGAGTCTTAA
- the LOC135171460 gene encoding bromodomain-containing protein 7 isoform X1: MGSKKHKKHKRERQEDLLSPDKPPALKLILKVGGSTGTPEYGNESPNQSAMLSQQYQQLGMNYSVTQNDTDYDRYLVGHKKLKKKKKKKDKRHKHHHKDKKRRREESSQESVGDADETLIDNPPKVPHLVPAKPPPSSSSPHREPRTCVLKKIAEKTPLQRLLEHLLRSMEKRDPQQFFAWPVTDNFAPGYSQIITNPMDFSTINKKIEDNVYGNVNDFVEDFKLMCDNAMVYNHPETIYYKAAKKLLHVGLKMVTHDKLRQLRPVLTYMHDIPREELGFELGVEDPNNPDVLITEEQIEKERELEERNEEAEELRKEHQRKIRLANLGKFEAIPDDLTPDDILKQARSAAKNVADKLSVKRYNSKMGFLRQKKDGTTSLQIIVHGDGIIPGTNQRPVSLGQLIGKLSHGTGSLAGFREDRRNMSKPVKPLYYGAFGSYAPSYDSTFANLTKEETELVYSTYGDDTAVQYAESILDFAKDCDYTLTMVDDLLDILTSGDHRKTKKLLEEKRRLKEEEEKIKHLLEKHQEVRGSPGEGLKVDVEQLRTLSELGIDVNFLEEYEEELKSTEERLALQTRLDDTSQLLGRLRQVQHDRLSAPLPTHLSNVPKAPQVEAALAEKITDSLTTIAKKLPPSAIAPVDGLRRAMGIAPVGGPEPMEVEAITHNPTIITENPLLPHINSNQVTNMMPSTPSMQTIITSGSQTNPIIGISSQSQAPMQIQIGLPHNGSGLLVSTDSTGVPDLESELREFLESDPTLGHSPLHDDKTLEDILSES, from the exons ATGGGCTCCAAGAAGCACAAAAAACATAAAAGAGAACGACAAGAAG ACCTCCTATCACCGGACAAACCACCAGCTCTCAAACTAATTCTAAAAGTTGGTGGCAGCACTGGAACCCCTGAATACGGTAACGAGTCCCCTAACCAATCAGCGATGCTATCCCAGCAGTACCAACAGCTGGGTATGAACTACTCAGTCACCCAGAATGACACCGATTACGACAGGTACCTGGTGGGTCACAAAaagctgaagaaaaaaaagaagaaaaaggaCAAACGTCACAAACATCATCACAAGGACAAAAAACGTAGACGCGAGGAGTCATCCCAGGAGTCCGTTGGTGATGCTGATGAGACCCTCATCGATAATCCACCGAAGGTACCTCACCTAGTGCCAGCAAAGCCACCACCAAGCAGTTCATCACCTCATCGTGAGCCAAGAACTTgtgttttgaagaaaattgctGAGAAAACACCTCTTCAGCGACTTCTGGAGCATCTCCTCAGGTCGATGGAGAAACGTGATCCCCAGCAGTTCTTTGCCTGGCCTGTCACCGACAATTTCGCCCCAGGATATTCCCAGATTATCACTAATCCCATGGACTTCAGTACCATAAACAAGAAAATTGAGGATAACGTCTATGGGAACGTCAACGACTTCGTCGAGGACTTCAAGCTCATGTGTGATAATGCGATGGTGTACAATCATCCGGAGACGATATACTATAAAGCTGCGAAGAAGCTCCTGCACGTTGGCCTCAAGATGGTGACACATGATAAATTGAGGCAACTTCGACCTGTTTTGACGTACATGCACGACATACCCAG GGAGGAGCTGGGATTCGAACTTGGGGTTGAGGATCCCAACAATCCCGACGTCCTCATCACCGAGGAGCAGATCGAGAAGGAGCGAGAGCTCGAGGAGAGAAATGAAGAGGCTGAGGAGCTCAGGAAGGAGCACCAGAGGAAAATACGACTCGCTAATTTGGGAAAATTCGAGGCAATTCCTGATGATCTCACACCAGATGACATCCTCAAGCAGGCGAGGAGTGCTGCCAAGAATGTCGCTGATAAACTCTCAGTGAAGAG GTACAACTCGAAGATGGGATTTCTCAGGCAGAAGAAAGATGGCACCACTAGTCTACAGATCATCGTTCACGGGGATGGTATCATTCCTGGGACCAATCAGCGACCAGTTTCACTGGGCCAGTTGATCGGAAAGTTGAGTCATGGTACAGGATCACTTGCTGGGTTCAGGGAGGATCGCAGGAATATGTCGAAGCCGGTAAAGCCGCTGTACTATGGGGCCTTTGGGTCTTATGCCCCGAGTTATGACTCGACATTTGCGAATCTTACGAAGGAGGAGACGGAGCTGGTGTACTCGACCTACGGTGATGACACTGCGGTGCAATACGCTGAGTCGATACTGGATTTTGCGAAGGATTGTGATTACACGCTGACGATGGTGGACGATCTGCTGGATATATTGACGAGTGGGGATCACAGGAAGACGAAGAAACTGCTGGAGGAGAAGAGGAGGctgaaggaggaggaggagaagatCAAGCATTTGTTGGAGAAGCATCAGGAGGTTAGGGGGAGTCCTGGTGAGGGGCTGAAGGTTGATGTTGAACAACTGAGGACACTCTCGGAGCTGGGGATTGATGTTAATTTTTTGGAGGAGTATG AAGAAGAATTGAAGTCCACCGAAGAGCGTCTGGCCCTCCAGACCCGTCTCGACGACACCTCCCAACTACTCGGCCGTCTCCGTCAGGTCCAGCACGATCGTTTATCAGCCCCACTCCCCACCCACCTCTCCAACGTCCCAAAAGCCCCACAAGTCGAAGCAGCCCTCGCTGAGAAGATCACCGACAGTCTCACGACAATCGCCAAGAAATTACCACCGTCGGCCATTGCTCCCGTCGACGGTCTTCGTCGGGCCATGGGAATAGCACCAGTCGGTGGACCAGAACCAATGGAGGTCGAGGCCATCACTCACAACCCCACGATCATCACTGAAAATCCCCTCTTACCCCACATCAACAGCAATCAGGTCACCAACATGATGCCCTCCACACCCTCCATGCAGACCATCATCACATCAGGCAGCCAGACAAACCCGATCATCGGTATCTCCAGCCAATCACAGGCCCCAATGCAGATACAAATTGGTTTACCTCATAATGGGTCTGGTCTGCTCGTCTCCACTGACTCCACTGGAGTCCCGGACCTGGAGTCAGAGCTGAGGGAGTTCCTGGAGAGTGATCCGACCCTGGGGCACTCGCCCCTTCACGATGACAAGACTCTGGAGGACATTTTGTCGGAGTCTTAA
- the LOC135171463 gene encoding organic cation transporter protein-like codes for MTVAGESTNAEEGDGKLKIETFDDILPHVGEAGLYQLLLFLILLPFTFVYAFLYFTQFFLTLIPNEHWCTVPELSGWNLTDSQKIALSIPLANPLENEDQSVATFSKCEMYDVNFTEVMLSGIKVANTSWPVKPCSNGWTFNFTAIPYASIAAELEWVCDKTYLSSTAQSAFFIGSIIGGFIFGYIADHYGRIPALVSCNAVGFIASVVTAFCNSFWSFCLARLIVGTSFDNCFNILFIITIEYVGPKYRTLVANMSFGIYFAVAASLLPWLAYWIADWRVLSVVTAAPLVVAFFGPWIAPESARWYIMVGKTDKAIEMLKKFAKVNGKTVTPKIYEEFERSCKEMIEKDDKVNKYTVLDLFSLPRLARITIILVIYWLLIILVFDGHVWNMKLLHPDVFTSFSLAALTELPAAFLLALFLDKWGRRWMGFASMFMCGVFSWIALATPEGTVTVAMAILARLGVNVAANIGFQYAAEMLPTVVRAQGVSLIHIIGYFAHIIGPYIIYLADVQKELPLISLGVVAMVVAFLTLTLPETLDQDLPETLQEGNDFGIDQNFWWIPCRSSSQKNRKKDRKKMGSVNAGFNPGSLTKIDSTRL; via the exons ATGACAGTGGCTGGGGAGTCGACGAATGCGGAGGAGGGCGACGGAAAATTGAAGATTGAAACGTTTGACGATATTTTACCTCACGTTGGCGAAGCTGGACTTTATCAATTGTTACTGTTCCTGATTCTGTTGCCCTTCACCTTCGTGTACGCATTCCTCTATTTCACACAGTTCTTCCTGACGCTGATCCCGAACGAGCACTGGTGCACGGTCCCGGAGCTCAGCGGATGGAACCTTACAGACAGTCAAAA GATTGCCTTATCAATCCCATTAGCGAACCCACTGGAAAATGAAGACCAAAGTGTTGCCACATTCTCAAAATGTGAAATGTATGACGTCAACTTCACCGAAGTCATGTTGTCAGGCATCAAAGTAGCCAACACTTCCTGGCCTGTCAAGCCCTGTTCAAACGGATGGACCTTCAATTTCACTGCTATACCATATGCGTCAATAGCAGCTGAG ctcGAGTGGGTTTGCGATAAAACTTATCTATCATCAACAGCTCAATCCGCCTTCTTTATCGGTAGCATCATCGGTGGATTCATCTTCGGGTACATTGCTGATCATTATGGAAGAATTCCGGCTCTCGTATCGTGTAATGCCGTTGGATTTATTGCATCAGTTGTCACCGCATTCTGCAACAGTTTTTGGAGTTTTTGTCTAGCACGATTAATCGTGGGAACATCATTCGATaattgtttcaatattttatttatcatta CAATCGAATACGTCGGCCCAAAATATCGCACTCTAGTCGCTAACATGTCATTCGGTATTTACTTCGCGGTAGCAGCTAGCCTACTCCCCTGGCTAGCCTATTGGATCGCCGACTGGCGTGTCTTGAGTGTCGTCACAGCAGCGCCTCTGGTGGTCGCCTTCTTCGGTCCCTGGATCGCCCCGGAGAGCGCACGATGGTATATCATGGTGGGTAAGACCGATAAAGCTATTGAGATGCTGAAGAAATTTGCGAAAGTCAACGGAAAAACTGTGACACCAAAAATTTATGAGGAATTCGAGAGAAGCTGCAAGGAAATGATCGAGAAGGATGACAAAGTCAATAAGTATACGGTACTGGATCTGTTTTCGTTGCCGAGACTCGCCAGGATCACGATTATCCTAGTGATTTACTGGCTGCTGATTATTCTGGTGTTCGATGGACACGTCTGGAACATGAAGCTCCTTCATCCTGACGTCTTCACGTCGTTCTCACTGGCCGCACTGACGGAACTTCCCGCTGCCTTTTTGCTGGCGCTGTTCCTGGATAAGTGGGGACGACGGTGGATGGGGTTCgcgtcgatgttcatgtgcgGAGTGTTCTCGTGGATTGCGCTGGCCACTCCTGAAG GTACTGTCACTGTCGCTATGGCAATTCTTGCTCGGCTGGGTGTCAATGTCGCGGCTAATATCGGCTTTCAATACGCCGCCGAGATGCTGCCGACTGTCGTCAGGGCACAGGGAGTATCACTCATACATATTATTGGGTACTTTGCGCATATAATTGGGCCTTACATCATTTATTTG GCTGATGTTCAGAAAGAGTTGCCGTTGATTTCTCTGGGAGTCGTGGCGATGGTGGTGGCGTTCCTGACGCTGACGCTACCAGAAACACTAGACCAGGATCTGCCTGAGACGCTGCAAGAGGGCAACGACTTTGGGATCGACCAGAACTTCTGGTGGATACCCTGTCGATCGTC ctcccagaaaaataggaaaaaggATCGGAAGAAAATGGGGTCCGTCAACGCTGGATTCAACCCTGGGAGTCTCACCAAAATCGACTCAACGAGGTTATGA